From Nicotiana tabacum cultivar K326 chromosome 15, ASM71507v2, whole genome shotgun sequence, the proteins below share one genomic window:
- the LOC107815990 gene encoding uncharacterized protein LOC107815990, which produces MVQKRPFGEDLYEVSSKQPRHVEPNSQLVSVLDFSPHESVAMKPYASGGDEDSAKKPDSGNAAEISIFPDQDTETSIDGSASNSSWPISSISEEEIRFEVPFDTLSSPEYYLPSRTITHPREAYFSLLRNSPQKLVPIGPDFQAELPEWGGHGSKDKPIMQDSHENMNLPSQALESDRVDHFSDENKLAGTCIVPMRNMELPAVQEEIAGVGRAECSCEDAGSMRCVRLHIMEAREKLKISLGEETFVRLGVCDMGEVVTEKWCEEEEDLFHEAVFSNPASLGRDFWNNLAIEFPSRSRRELVSYYFNVFILRKRAKQNRFDPSNVDSDNDEWQEIDDTADDEDKMTDEDEDSVVESPEYQNDFGRNVIYEDDKQAYDGNVGVTTWEVYKPVGFGSKVFTDISAECPDKLFDTNSGFTSSIQHLGRGVSNEAGHYDGSHTRDAPGVAPEATLGRTVNGRHWASDFASISHDSGHDFVLGPCSTKEWDIGYLSCAKSEVDLLPTHTMIEEVFGDGAWSYKSRDGHGLS; this is translated from the exons ATGGTGCAAAAGAGGCCATTTGGTGAAGATTTGTATGAGGTTTCATCAAAGCAGCCAAGGCATGTAGAACCGAACAGTCAGCTAGTTTCAGTTTTGGACTTTTCTCCTCATGAATCAGTGGCTATGAAGCCTTATGCTTCAG GCGGAGATGAAGATAGTGCCAAGAAACCTGATAGCGGCAATGCTGCTGAAATTTCCATTTTTCCTGATCAAGATACTGAGACATCCATTGATGGCTCTGCTTCGAACTCTTCTTGGCCCATTAGTAGCATtagtgaagaagaaatcaggttcGAGGTGCCTTTTGACACATTGAGCTCTCCGGAATATTATCTTCCATCCAGGACTATTACTCATCCAAGGGAAGCATACTTCTCTCTTTTGAGAAATTCTCCTCAAAAGTTAGTTCCTATCGGACCAGATTTCCAAGCCGAATTGCCAGAATGGGGTGGGCATGGTAGTAAGGATAAACCAATCATGCAGGATTCACATGAGAACATGAATCTTCCATCTCAAGCTCTAGAATCAGATCGTGTTGATCATTTTTCTGATGAAAATAAACTTGCTGGGACGTGTATTGTTCCAATGCGTAACATGGAGTTACCTGCAGTCCAAGAGGAGATTGCTGGAGTGGGAAGAGCCGAATGCTCTTGTGAGGACGCAGGTTCCATGAGATGTGTTCGACTACACATCATGGAAGCCAGAGAAAAACTTAAGATATCCCTTGGTGAGGAGACATTTGTTAGGCTGGGTGTCTGTGATATGGGAGAGGTAGTGACAGAGAAATGGTGTGAAGAGGAAGAGGACTTATTTCATGAGGCTGTATTCTCAAATCCTGCTTCTTTAGGCCGAGATTTCTGGAACAATCTTGCTATTGAATTTCCCTCACGTTCCAGGAGGGAACTTGTCAGCTATTACTTTAACGTCTTTATTTTGCGAAAACGTGCCAAGCAGAACAGATTTGACCCGTCCAACGTCGATAGTGATAATGATGAATGGCAGGAGATTGATGACACTGCTGATGACGaagataaaatgacggacgaaGATGAGGATTCTGTGGTAGAATCACCAGAATATCAAAATGATTTTGGCCGCAATGTGATTTATGAGGATGATAAACAGGCATATGACGGGAATGTTGGTGTCACGACCTGGGAAGTCTATAAACCTGTAGGCTTTGGTAGCAAGGTGTTCACTGATATATCCGCAGAATGCCCTGATAAGTTATTTGATACTAACAGCGGTTTTACATCCAGTATTCAGCACCTAGGCAGAGGCGTTTCAAATGAAGCGGGTCACTATGATGGCTCCCATACGCGTGATGCACCTGGGGTTGCTCCAGAAGCAACTCTTGGAAGGACTGTCAATGGTAGACATTGGGCAAGTGATTTTGCCAGTATTAGCCATGACAGTGGGCATGACTTTGTGTTGGGACCGTGCAGCACTAAAGAATGGGATATCGGGTATTTGAGCTGTGCCAAGAGTGAAGTTGACTTATTACCAACCCACACTATGATTGAAGAAGTCTTTGGAGATGGAGCCTGGAGTTACAAGAGCAGAGATGGTCACGGCTTAAGCTAA